A single Mercenaria mercenaria strain notata chromosome 9, MADL_Memer_1, whole genome shotgun sequence DNA region contains:
- the LOC123547835 gene encoding nuclear receptor subfamily 1 group D member 2-like produces the protein MMHSDGSDVGDVGFPWFSNLPTSPTECLGDFQSASVLSPLLLSPDTQNYLNEPLDEWQSVTDISPVEIEAHQISLYSPQAPLPTEEDYVITSLDGNNSTPNENSGYTSSDIPSPEASSSSYGSADSPEMAPNEISVTSRLKSVLMSRQKNKHLQLASSSQGTSTSTSSSSVHSYFSSDRKRNYESIRKVEEHNGDRNSVNTTLRFPPCCVCGGIASGLHYGINSCEPCKGFFTRYLRKKEEYKCAKDNNCPITNRLRGNCSACRLKKCLALGMARKNSRLGRYSLSRRMETIMQVNELEKQNARQCNGEVLIDLNATGIIDNVTNEAVSNTNSVSLNAEPTQKTDIKTNSHLRSFKFKAPSGFSHKLVKTLVQYMEMIKPYGEDIVSEDQIMNKLLSHYEAYQLKISIFGNLKSVPKNEYFNLLKGYGIEIDKRMMFLKQSANEMIDIIERYCNFAKQIPHFKALSSRDQTNLLKSSRYDFFMILMHGGYLHEKQVFLAHNGAAFHMEEVADKFFSRKLVINVCDMYHRLQNLKLSKEENALLIAISLVFTDRCSLENPGLVEQIQFSLTQLLQKQLERTCPSSAFKRFTKIIDCLTIMRESSELYLKEYSELCQDEMVIEEVPIMTELLFED, from the coding sequence ATGATGCATTCAGACGGAAGTGATGTTGGCGATGTTGGCTTTCCATGGTTCAGCAATTTGCCTACTTCCCCGACAGAGTGTCTAGGAGATTTCCAATCGGCATCAGTTTTATCGCCGCTTCTTCTTTCACCAGATACACAGAATTATTTAaatgaaccacttgatgaatggcaaagtgtAACAGATATTTCTCCAGTTGAAATAGAGGCGCATCAGATTTCTTTATATTCACCACAAGCTCCCCTTCCTACTGAAGAAGATTATGTCATTACCTCACTGGACGGAAATAATTCCACACCAAATGAAAATTCTGGGTATACCAGCAGCGACATTCCTTCGCCAGAAGCCTCATCAAGCTCATACGGGTCAGCCGATTCCCCGGAAATGGCACCAAACGAAATTTCCGTCACTTCCCGCCTAAAATCCGTACTTATGTCGCGACAGAAAAATAAACATCTCCAATTAGCTTCATCATCGCAGGGAACCTCTACCTCTACATCTTCATCATCAGTGCATAGTTATTTTTCGTCAGATAGAAAAAGAAACTATGAAAGTATTCGTAAAGTCGAAGAGCACAATGGAGATAGAAATTCAGTAAATACAACATTAAGATTTCCTCCCTGTTGTGTTTGCGGTGGCATTGCGTCAGGGCTTCATTATGGTATAAACAGCTGTGAACCGTGTAAAGGATTCTTCACGCGATATTTACGGAAAAAGGAGGAATACAAATGCGCAAAAGACAATAACTGTCCGATAACTAATCGTCTGAGAGGTAACTGTAGCGCATGTAGACTTAAGAAATGTTTAGCTCTCGGAATGGCGAGAAAAAACTCGAGACTTGGCCGATACAGTCTCTCAAGAAGAATGGAAACTATCATGCAAGTTAATGAATTGGAAAAACAAAATGCAAGACAATGTAACGGAGAAGTCTTGATAGATTTAAATGCAACTGGGATAATTGATAACGTGACAAATGAAGCTGTTTCAAATACCAACTCTGTGTCGTTAAACGCTGAGCCTACTCAAAAGACTGATATCAAAACAAATAGCCACCTTcgttcatttaaatttaaagctCCATCAGGGTTTTCTCATAAGCTTGTTAAGACTTTAGTTCAGTATATGGAAATGATTAAACCTTATGGTGAGGATATAGTAAGTGAGGACCAAATTATGAACAAATTGTTATCCCATTACGAGGCTTATCAGCTAAAAATTAGCATATTCGGAAATCTAAAATCTGTTCCAAAAAATGAGTATTTCAATCTACTGAAAGGTTATGGAATTGAAATCGACAAAAGAATGATGTTTCTAAAACAGTCTGCAAACGAAATGATTGATATTATTGAGAGGTATTGTAACTTTGCCAAACAAATACCACACTTCAAAGCTTTATCTAGCAGAGACCAGACAAACTTACTGAAATCTTCTCGCTATGACTTTTTTATGATTCTAATGCATGGCGGCTACTTGCATGAAAAACAAGTTTTTCTGGCGCACAATGGGGCTGCTTTTCATATGGAGGAAGTGGCTGACAAATTTTTCTCGCGAAAGCTTGTAATTAATGTGTGCGATATGTATCACAGACTACAAAATCTGAAACTGAGCAAAGAAGAAAATGCTCTTCTGATCGCGATTTCTCTGGTATTCACGGATCGATGCAGTCTGGAGAACCCTGGTCTCGTGGAACAGATACAATTCTCGTTGACTCAGCTACTTCAAAAACAACTAGAGAGAACTTGTCCTAGTTCAGCGTTCAAACGATTTACAAAGATAATTGATTGTCTGACAATAATGCGGGAAAGTTCAGAACTTTATCTCAAGGAATACAGCGAACTGTGCCAAGATGAAATGGTTATTGAAGAAGTTCCGATTATGACAGAGCTTTTATTCGAAGATTAA